A stretch of DNA from Merismopedia glauca CCAP 1448/3:
AATAGTAACTTGACTGTGACTAATAGTACTTTTACAGGGAATAAAGCGATCGATCCCAATTTAGGCAGTGGTGGCGCGATTTATGTTGATAGTGCCGTGGGAGATTATGGGGAAATTAAAATTACTAACAGCACTTTCAATACTAATTCTGCAACTTCCTATGGAGGAGCTTTTTTTAACAGTACTTACAATGCTAACAAAACCACGATTGAGAAAAGTAAGTTTGTCGGAAATCAAGTAGGTAGTGGTAGCAAAGGTCAAGGAGGTGCTATTTGGAGTACGGGGGATGCGGCTATTAGAGGAAATAAAACTCTTGGGATTAATAAAACTACTTTAACAATTATCAACACCACAATTTCTGATAATAAAGCCAATATCCAAGGTGGAGGAGTTTGGTTGGCGAGACATCCAAATTTAATTGTTAGTAACACTACAATTTCTGGAAATATTGCTAATCAAGGTAATGGTGGTGGGTTAGTCTTAGGAGATAATGGCTATCTACAAATGACCAATAGCACCATCACTAATAATAAAGTGCTAGGTGCATTTGCTTTGGGTGGCGGAATCGTCATTGGGTCTGGGAAAGCTAAAATTGTCAACAGTACTATTTCTCATAATGTAGCTCAATGGCAAGGTGGTGGAATTACCCGAACCTCCAAAGTGCCTCAAGCTAATGTGGTGCTGAAAAATACAATAGTTGCCAATAATACTGCTAATAACGGCGGAAAACCCTGGAATATTACTCACAATTGCTTCAATCAAATGACCAATGGTGGGAGTAACTTACAGTTTCCAGCCAGAAATACCCGTAGTAGTCAAGATGTAGATTGTACTCCTGGTATTTTAACCGCAGAACCTAAACTAGATGTGTTGAAGAATAATGGCGGTTTTACTTTAACACGAGCATTATTGCCTGGAAGTGCAGCTACAGGTAGAGGTTATAGCTGTCCAGCTACAGATCAAAGAGGAATTATTCGACCAAATCCTTGCGATATTGGGGCTTTTGAAGCGGGATTCTAGGTTTTAAGTCAAAAAAAAGTGGCTGCCATAGGCAGCCACTTTAGCTTGCTGTGTTGGGAGGAGGAAAACCTAATGCCAAGATCCTTGGTTGATGGTAGATAACTGAACCAGTAACTTAAAAGCCTTGGTAATTTGCATTCCTTGTAAACAAATGTAACAAACATTGGGCAACTTTGCAACGTTTTTTTACATTTGATTGACAGGAGTATGATTTTGGGTTCTACTTTCAGGGTGTATAATGCTCACAGCTTACTTGGAGTTCGCGGTTAAAACTGCTAGGGGCGCTACACTTTGTAACTGAAAGTTAGGATGATCTTGTAAAACTTGCTGTAAGTTCCATTCGTTCTTGAATAGCAAGACAGGACGACCTAAAAGGTCTTTGACGGTCATCGTATTGAACAAACGCCCCACCTTTTCCAAGGCTTCCCAACCGTCAGTTACCCAACGCGCTACAGAGTATCCCAGGGGTTCGATCCGGGTTTCCACGCCATACTCATTCAGTAAGCGGAATTGGACGACTTCAAATTGCAGTTGTCCGACAGCAGCCAGGATGGGATCTCGTTTTGATTCATCGACTGAATAGACGATTTGGACTGCGCCTTCTTCTTGAAGTTCAGAAACACCTTTGTAGAACTGTTTAAACTTGGAAGGATTTGGATTTCTGAGGTAGGCAAATATTTCGGGAGAGAAAGA
This window harbors:
- a CDS encoding choice-of-anchor Q domain-containing protein — translated: MTKLANKSPKYSPLNNHISIKIVSILGISIAVNLGLAINSQAAGVIGNGTPSSCTDTAINNALNGGGNVIFNCGNLPLSIKINSEKLIATNTVIDGRNLVTLDGSKSHRIFNVNRSINLTVKNLGFKNGHTTDQGAAINNLSQGTLTVSNCKFESNVSVKSGEYGGGAIYSGPLATLIVDKSTFTNNQGGQGGAIRGLNSNLTVTNSTFTGNKAIDPNLGSGGAIYVDSAVGDYGEIKITNSTFNTNSATSYGGAFFNSTYNANKTTIEKSKFVGNQVGSGSKGQGGAIWSTGDAAIRGNKTLGINKTTLTIINTTISDNKANIQGGGVWLARHPNLIVSNTTISGNIANQGNGGGLVLGDNGYLQMTNSTITNNKVLGAFALGGGIVIGSGKAKIVNSTISHNVAQWQGGGITRTSKVPQANVVLKNTIVANNTANNGGKPWNITHNCFNQMTNGGSNLQFPARNTRSSQDVDCTPGILTAEPKLDVLKNNGGFTLTRALLPGSAATGRGYSCPATDQRGIIRPNPCDIGAFEAGF